One part of the Streptomyces lydicus genome encodes these proteins:
- the rpmC gene encoding 50S ribosomal protein L29 → MAAGTKATELRELNNEDLVAKLREAKEELFNLRFQAATGQLENHGRLKAVRKDIARIYTLMRERELGIETVESA, encoded by the coding sequence ATGGCGGCCGGTACCAAGGCGACCGAGCTGCGCGAGCTGAACAACGAGGACCTCGTTGCCAAGCTTCGTGAGGCCAAGGAGGAGCTGTTCAACCTCCGCTTCCAGGCGGCGACCGGACAGCTCGAGAACCACGGCCGGCTGAAGGCCGTCCGCAAGGACATCGCCCGGATCTACACCCTGATGCGTGAGCGCGAGCTGGGCATCGAGACGGTGGAGAGCGCCTGA
- the rplD gene encoding 50S ribosomal protein L4, protein MSTIDILSPAGDKAGSVELPAEIFDAKVSIPLIHQVVVAQLAAARQGTHKTKTRGEVRGGGKKPYRQKGTGRARQGSTRAPQFAGGGIVHGPVPRDYSQRTPKKMKVAALRGALTDRARNSRIHVVSGVVEGEISTKAAKALLGKVSERKNVLLVVERSDEAAWFSARNLPQVHLLEPGQLNTYDVLVSDDVVFTKAAFESFVSGPKANAETEGSDA, encoded by the coding sequence ATGAGCACCATTGACATCCTTTCGCCGGCAGGCGACAAGGCCGGGTCCGTCGAGCTCCCCGCGGAGATCTTCGACGCCAAGGTCAGCATTCCGCTGATCCACCAGGTCGTTGTCGCGCAGCTGGCCGCTGCCCGTCAGGGCACGCACAAGACGAAGACTCGCGGCGAGGTCCGCGGCGGTGGCAAGAAGCCTTACCGCCAGAAGGGCACCGGCCGCGCGCGCCAGGGTTCGACCCGTGCGCCGCAGTTCGCCGGCGGTGGCATCGTCCACGGCCCCGTGCCGCGTGACTACAGCCAGCGGACCCCGAAGAAGATGAAGGTTGCCGCCCTGCGCGGTGCCCTCACCGACCGGGCCCGCAACAGCCGCATCCACGTCGTTTCCGGCGTGGTCGAGGGCGAGATCTCCACCAAGGCCGCCAAGGCTCTCCTCGGCAAGGTCAGCGAGCGCAAGAACGTGCTCCTGGTCGTCGAGCGCAGCGACGAGGCCGCGTGGTTCTCCGCCCGCAACCTGCCCCAGGTCCACCTCCTGGAGCCGGGCCAGCTGAACACGTACGACGTGCTCGTCTCCGACGACGTGGTCTTCACCAAGGCCGCCTTCGAGTCCTTCGTGTCTGGCCCCAAGGCCAACGCTGAGACCGAAGGGAGCGACGCCTGA
- the rpsS gene encoding 30S ribosomal protein S19 has product MPRSLKKGPFVDDHLSKKVDVQNDAGTKNVIKTWSRRSMIVPAMLGHTIAVHDGRKHVPVFVTESMVGHKLGEFAPTRTFRGHEKDDRKSRRR; this is encoded by the coding sequence ATGCCGCGCAGTCTCAAGAAGGGGCCCTTCGTCGACGACCACCTTTCCAAGAAGGTGGATGTTCAGAACGATGCCGGCACCAAGAACGTCATCAAGACCTGGTCCCGCCGCTCCATGATCGTCCCGGCCATGCTCGGCCACACGATCGCGGTGCACGACGGCCGCAAGCACGTCCCGGTGTTCGTCACCGAGTCGATGGTTGGCCACAAGCTCGGCGAGTTTGCGCCGACCCGCACCTTCCGCGGCCACGAGAAGGACGACCGCAAGTCGCGTCGTCGCTGA
- the rplC gene encoding 50S ribosomal protein L3: MAKQIKGILGEKLGMTQVWDENNRVVPVTVVKAGPCVVTQVRTNDQDGYDSVQIAFGEIDPRKVNKPLKGHFAKADVTPRRHLVEVRTPDAGEYTLGQELTAETFESGVKVDVTGKSKGKGFAGVMKRHGFGGGKASHGAHRVHRKPGSIGGCATPGRVFKGMRMAGRMGNERVTTQNLTVHAVDAEKGLLLIKGAVPGPNGGLVLVRTAAKGA; encoded by the coding sequence ATGGCTAAGCAGATCAAGGGCATCCTGGGCGAGAAGCTCGGCATGACCCAGGTCTGGGACGAGAACAACCGTGTCGTCCCGGTCACTGTGGTCAAGGCCGGCCCCTGTGTCGTTACCCAGGTGCGCACCAATGACCAGGACGGTTACGACTCCGTCCAGATCGCCTTCGGCGAGATCGACCCGCGCAAGGTGAACAAGCCCCTCAAGGGCCACTTCGCGAAGGCCGACGTCACCCCCCGCCGTCACCTCGTCGAGGTCCGTACTCCCGATGCCGGTGAGTACACCCTCGGCCAGGAGCTGACCGCTGAGACCTTCGAGTCCGGCGTCAAGGTGGACGTGACCGGCAAGAGCAAGGGCAAGGGCTTCGCCGGTGTCATGAAGCGTCACGGCTTCGGCGGTGGCAAGGCTTCGCACGGTGCCCACCGCGTGCACCGCAAGCCGGGCTCCATCGGTGGCTGCGCCACCCCGGGCCGCGTGTTCAAGGGCATGCGGATGGCCGGCCGTATGGGCAATGAGCGGGTCACCACCCAGAACCTGACCGTCCACGCCGTTGACGCGGAGAAGGGTCTGCTGCTCATCAAGGGCGCAGTTCCTGGTCCGAACGGCGGCCTCGTCCTGGTCCGTACCGCGGCCAAGGGGGCCTGA
- the rpsC gene encoding 30S ribosomal protein S3, with product MGQKVNPHGFRLGVTTDFKSRWYADKLYKDYVKEDVAIRRMMTKGMERAGISKVEIERTRERVRVDIHTARPGIVIGRRGAEADRIRGELEKLTGKQVQLNILEVKNPETDAQLVAQAVAEQLSSRVSFRRAMRKSMQSTMKAGAKGIKIQCGGRLGGAEMSRSEFYREGRVPLHTLRANVDYGFFEAKTTFGRIGVKVWIYKGDVKNIAEVRAENAAARAGNRPARGGGNDRPRRGGERGGRGGRKPQQQSAAAEAPKAEAAAAAPAETPGTEA from the coding sequence ATGGGCCAGAAGGTAAACCCGCACGGGTTCCGCCTCGGCGTGACGACGGACTTCAAGTCCCGCTGGTACGCCGACAAGCTGTACAAGGACTACGTCAAGGAAGACGTCGCCATTCGTCGCATGATGACGAAGGGCATGGAGCGCGCCGGCATCTCGAAGGTGGAGATCGAGCGCACCCGTGAGCGCGTCCGCGTTGACATCCACACCGCTCGTCCGGGCATCGTCATCGGCCGCCGCGGCGCCGAGGCGGACCGCATCCGCGGCGAGCTGGAGAAGCTGACCGGCAAGCAGGTCCAGCTGAACATCCTCGAGGTCAAGAACCCCGAGACCGACGCTCAGCTGGTGGCCCAGGCCGTCGCCGAGCAGCTGTCGTCCCGCGTCTCCTTCCGTCGCGCCATGCGTAAGAGCATGCAGTCGACGATGAAGGCCGGCGCCAAGGGCATCAAGATCCAGTGCGGCGGTCGTCTCGGCGGCGCCGAGATGTCCCGCTCGGAGTTCTACCGCGAGGGCCGTGTGCCCCTGCACACGCTCCGCGCGAACGTCGACTACGGCTTCTTCGAGGCCAAGACCACCTTCGGCCGCATCGGCGTGAAGGTCTGGATCTACAAGGGCGACGTCAAGAACATCGCCGAGGTGCGTGCCGAGAACGCTGCCGCCCGTGCGGGTAACCGCCCGGCCCGCGGTGGCGGCAACGACCGCCCGCGCCGCGGTGGCGAGCGTGGCGGCCGCGGTGGCCGCAAGCCGCAGCAGCAGAGCGCCGCTGCCGAGGCCCCCAAGGCCGAGGCCGCTGCCGCTGCTCCGGCGGAGACCCCCGGAACGGAGGCCTGA
- the rplB gene encoding 50S ribosomal protein L2, with amino-acid sequence MGIRKYKPTTPGRRGSSVADFVEITRSTPEKSLVRPLHSKGGRNNAGRVTVRHQGGGHKRAYRVIDFRRHDKDGVPAKVAHIEYDPNRTARIALLHYADGEKRYIIAPRGLAQGARIENGPGADIKPGNNLPLRHIPVGTTIHAIELRPGGGAKFARSAGASVQLLAKEGAMAHLRMPSGEIRLVDVRCRATVGEVGNAEQSNINWGKAGRMRWKGVRPTVRGVVMNPVDHPHGGGEGKTSGGRHPVSPWGQKEGRTRSPKKASNKYIVRRRKTNKKR; translated from the coding sequence ATGGGTATCCGCAAGTACAAGCCGACGACCCCGGGCCGTCGTGGCTCCAGCGTCGCCGACTTTGTCGAGATCACGCGGTCCACGCCGGAGAAGTCGCTGGTCCGCCCGCTGCACAGCAAGGGCGGCCGTAACAACGCCGGTCGTGTGACCGTTCGCCACCAGGGCGGTGGCCACAAGCGCGCCTACCGAGTGATCGACTTCCGTCGTCACGACAAGGACGGCGTGCCGGCCAAGGTCGCGCACATCGAGTACGACCCGAACCGCACCGCGCGCATCGCGCTGCTGCACTACGCAGACGGCGAGAAGCGCTACATCATCGCGCCCCGTGGCCTGGCCCAGGGTGCTCGGATTGAGAACGGCCCTGGCGCCGACATCAAGCCGGGCAACAACCTGCCGCTGCGTCACATCCCCGTGGGTACGACGATCCACGCGATCGAGCTGCGTCCGGGCGGCGGTGCGAAGTTCGCCCGCTCGGCCGGCGCCTCCGTGCAGCTGCTGGCGAAGGAGGGCGCGATGGCCCACCTTCGTATGCCGTCCGGTGAGATCCGCCTGGTCGACGTGCGCTGCCGCGCCACCGTCGGCGAGGTCGGCAACGCCGAGCAGTCGAACATCAACTGGGGCAAGGCCGGCCGCATGCGCTGGAAGGGCGTCCGCCCGACCGTGCGTGGTGTCGTGATGAACCCGGTTGACCACCCGCACGGTGGTGGTGAGGGCAAGACTTCCGGTGGTCGCCACCCGGTCTCGCCCTGGGGTCAGAAGGAGGGTCGTACTCGTTCGCCGAAGAAGGCGAGCAACAAGTACATCGTCCGCCGCCGCAAGACGAACAAGAAGCGCTAG
- the rplN gene encoding 50S ribosomal protein L14, translating to MIQQESRLRVADNTGAKEILCIRVLGGSGRRYAGIGDVIVATVKDAIPGGNVKKGDVVKAVIVRTVKERRRPDGSYIRFDENAAVILKNDGDPRGTRIFGPVGRELREKKFMKIISLAPEVL from the coding sequence GTGATCCAGCAGGAGTCGCGACTGCGTGTCGCCGACAACACTGGTGCGAAGGAGATCCTTTGCATCCGTGTTCTCGGTGGTTCCGGTCGCCGCTACGCGGGCATCGGTGACGTCATCGTCGCCACCGTCAAGGATGCGATCCCCGGTGGCAACGTGAAGAAGGGTGACGTCGTCAAGGCGGTCATCGTTCGCACCGTCAAGGAGCGCCGCCGTCCGGACGGCTCGTACATCCGCTTCGACGAGAACGCGGCCGTCATCCTCAAGAACGATGGCGACCCCCGCGGCACCCGCATCTTCGGCCCCGTGGGCCGGGAACTGCGCGAGAAGAAGTTCATGAAGATCATCTCGCTCGCGCCGGAGGTGCTGTAA
- the rpsJ gene encoding 30S ribosomal protein S10 produces the protein MAGQKIRIRLKAYDHEVIDSSAKKIVETVTRTGASVAGPVPLPTEKNVYCVIKSPHKYKDSREHFEMRTHKRLIDILDPTPKTVDSLMRLDLPAGVDIEIKL, from the coding sequence ATGGCGGGACAGAAGATCCGCATCCGGCTCAAGGCCTACGACCACGAGGTCATCGACTCCTCGGCGAAGAAGATCGTCGAGACGGTGACGCGCACTGGTGCGTCGGTCGCGGGCCCGGTGCCGCTGCCCACTGAAAAGAACGTGTACTGCGTCATCAAGTCGCCGCACAAGTACAAGGACTCGCGCGAGCACTTCGAGATGCGCACGCACAAGCGCCTGATCGACATCCTCGACCCGACGCCCAAGACCGTTGACTCGCTGATGCGCCTGGACCTTCCGGCCGGCGTTGACATCGAGATCAAGCTCTGA
- the rplO gene encoding 50S ribosomal protein L15, whose product MAENNPLKVHNLRPAPGAKTAKTRVGRGEASKGKTAGRGTKGTKARYQVPERFEGGQMPLHMRLPKLKGFKNPAHKQFQVVNLAKLAELYPQGGEVTVADLVAKGAVRKNELVKVLGQGEVSVALQVTVDAVSGSAKEKIAAAGGTVTGLINA is encoded by the coding sequence ATGGCGGAGAACAACCCGCTGAAGGTCCACAACCTCCGGCCCGCCCCGGGTGCCAAGACCGCCAAGACCCGTGTCGGTCGTGGTGAGGCGTCCAAGGGTAAGACCGCTGGTCGTGGTACCAAGGGCACGAAGGCCCGTTACCAGGTTCCGGAGCGCTTCGAGGGTGGGCAGATGCCCCTCCACATGCGCCTCCCGAAGCTGAAGGGCTTCAAGAACCCCGCCCACAAGCAGTTCCAGGTCGTGAACCTGGCCAAGCTGGCCGAGCTCTACCCGCAGGGTGGCGAGGTCACGGTGGCCGACCTGGTCGCCAAGGGCGCGGTGCGCAAGAACGAGCTCGTCAAGGTCCTGGGCCAGGGCGAGGTCTCCGTGGCGCTGCAGGTGACGGTTGACGCCGTCTCCGGCTCCGCCAAGGAGAAGATTGCCGCTGCCGGCGGCACCGTCACCGGGCTCATCAACGCCTGA
- the rplR gene encoding 50S ribosomal protein L18 — MAYGVKIAKGDAYKRAAAKRRHIRIRKRISGTPERPRLVVTRSNRGITAQVIDDIAGHTLASASSLDASIRGGEGDKSAQAKKVGSLVAERAKAAGVEAVVFDRGGKQYAGRIAALADAAREAGLKF; from the coding sequence ATGGCATACGGTGTGAAGATCGCTAAGGGCGACGCGTACAAGCGCGCCGCTGCCAAGCGTCGCCACATCCGCATCCGTAAGCGGATTTCGGGTACCCCGGAGCGTCCGCGTCTGGTCGTGACGCGGTCCAACCGCGGCATCACGGCGCAGGTCATCGACGACATCGCGGGCCACACGCTGGCCTCCGCGTCGAGCCTGGACGCATCGATCCGTGGTGGCGAGGGCGACAAGAGCGCTCAGGCCAAGAAGGTCGGCTCCCTGGTCGCCGAGCGTGCCAAGGCCGCCGGTGTCGAGGCCGTCGTGTTCGACCGTGGTGGCAAGCAGTACGCCGGGCGGATTGCCGCTCTGGCCGACGCCGCCCGCGAAGCCGGGCTGAAGTTCTAA
- the rplP gene encoding 50S ribosomal protein L16, whose amino-acid sequence MLIPRRVKHRKQHHPKRNGMAKGGTELAFGEYGIQAVTPAYVTNRQIESARIAMTRHIKRGGKVWINIYPDRPLTKKPAETRMGSGKGSPEWWVANVKPGRVMFELSFPNEKVAKEALTRAAHKLPMKCRIVRREAGES is encoded by the coding sequence ATGCTGATCCCTCGCAGGGTCAAGCACCGCAAGCAGCACCACCCGAAGCGCAACGGTATGGCCAAGGGTGGCACCGAGCTGGCCTTCGGTGAGTACGGAATCCAGGCCGTCACCCCGGCCTACGTGACGAACCGGCAGATCGAGTCCGCTCGTATTGCCATGACCCGTCACATCAAGCGTGGCGGCAAGGTGTGGATCAACATCTACCCCGACCGTCCGCTGACGAAGAAGCCTGCCGAGACCCGCATGGGTTCCGGTAAGGGTTCTCCGGAGTGGTGGGTCGCGAACGTCAAGCCCGGTCGGGTGATGTTCGAGCTGTCCTTCCCGAACGAAAAGGTTGCCAAGGAGGCGCTGACCCGCGCCGCCCACAAGCTTCCGATGAAGTGCCGCATCGTGCGGCGCGAGGCAGGTGAGTCGTGA
- the rplE gene encoding 50S ribosomal protein L5: MTATTNAPRLKQRYREEIAGKLKDEFSYENVMQIPGLTKIVVNMGVGDAARDSKLIEGAIKDLTTITGQKPAVTKARKSIAQFKLREGQPIGAHVTLRGDRMWEFLDRLLSLALPRIRDFRGLSPKQFDGRGNYTFGLTEQVMFHEIDQDKIDRTRGMDITVVTTATNDDEGRALLRHLGFPFKEA, translated from the coding sequence ATGACTGCCACCACCAACGCGCCGCGTCTCAAGCAGCGCTACCGCGAAGAGATCGCCGGGAAGCTGAAGGACGAGTTCTCCTACGAGAACGTCATGCAGATCCCCGGTCTGACCAAGATCGTGGTCAACATGGGTGTGGGCGACGCCGCCCGCGACTCCAAGCTGATCGAGGGTGCCATCAAGGACCTCACCACGATCACCGGTCAGAAGCCGGCCGTCACCAAGGCCCGTAAGTCCATCGCGCAGTTCAAGCTGCGTGAGGGCCAGCCGATCGGTGCCCACGTCACCCTCCGCGGTGACCGCATGTGGGAGTTCCTGGACCGCCTGCTGTCGCTCGCGCTGCCGCGCATCCGCGACTTCCGTGGTCTGTCCCCCAAGCAGTTCGACGGTCGGGGCAACTACACCTTCGGTCTCACGGAGCAGGTCATGTTCCACGAGATCGACCAGGACAAGATCGACCGTACCCGGGGTATGGACATCACCGTGGTCACCACGGCGACCAACGACGATGAGGGCCGCGCTCTCCTTCGTCACCTCGGCTTCCCGTTCAAGGAGGCGTGA
- the rpmD gene encoding 50S ribosomal protein L30, translating into MAHLKITQTKSYIGSKQNHRDTLRSLGLKRLNDVVVKEDRPEFRGMVHTVRHLVTVEEVD; encoded by the coding sequence ATGGCGCACCTCAAGATCACGCAGACGAAGTCCTACATCGGTAGCAAGCAGAACCACCGCGACACCCTTCGTTCGCTGGGCCTCAAGCGGCTCAACGACGTGGTTGTCAAGGAGGACCGCCCCGAGTTCCGCGGCATGGTGCACACCGTCCGCCACCTCGTGACGGTTGAGGAGGTCGACTGA
- the rplF gene encoding 50S ribosomal protein L6, with the protein MSRIGKLPIQVPAGVDVTIEGRTVNVKGPKGSLSHTVAAPIEVAKGEDGVINVSRPNDERQNKALHGLSRTLVANMITGVTQGYSKALEISGVGYRVQAKGSNLEFALGYSHPILIEAPEGISFKVESPTKLSVEGIDKQKVGEVAANIRKLRKPDPYKAKGVKYAGEVIRRKVGKAGK; encoded by the coding sequence ATGTCGCGCATTGGCAAGCTGCCCATCCAGGTTCCCGCTGGTGTGGACGTCACCATCGAGGGCCGCACGGTCAACGTGAAGGGCCCCAAGGGTTCCCTTTCGCACACCGTGGCCGCCCCCATCGAGGTCGCCAAGGGTGAGGACGGCGTCATCAACGTCTCCCGCCCGAACGACGAGCGTCAGAACAAGGCCCTGCACGGCCTGTCCCGCACGCTGGTGGCGAACATGATCACCGGCGTGACCCAGGGATACAGCAAGGCGCTCGAGATCAGCGGTGTCGGTTACCGCGTCCAGGCGAAGGGCTCCAACCTGGAGTTCGCCCTGGGCTACAGCCACCCGATCCTGATCGAGGCCCCCGAAGGGATCTCCTTCAAGGTCGAGTCCCCGACCAAGCTCAGCGTCGAGGGCATCGACAAGCAGAAGGTCGGCGAGGTGGCGGCGAACATCCGCAAGCTGCGCAAGCCTGACCCGTACAAGGCCAAGGGCGTCAAGTACGCCGGCGAGGTCATCCGCCGCAAGGTCGGAAAGGCTGGTAAGTAA
- the rplV gene encoding 50S ribosomal protein L22, with amino-acid sequence MEARAQARYIRVTPMKARRVVDLIRGMDATEAQAVLRFAPQAASVPVGKVLDSAIANAAHNYDHTDASTLVISEAYVDEGPTLKRFRPRAQGRAYRIRKRTSHITVVVSSKEGTR; translated from the coding sequence ATGGAAGCCAGGGCCCAGGCGCGGTACATCCGCGTCACGCCCATGAAGGCCCGCCGCGTGGTGGACCTTATCCGTGGCATGGATGCCACGGAGGCTCAGGCGGTCCTGCGTTTCGCCCCGCAGGCCGCGAGCGTGCCCGTCGGCAAGGTGCTGGACAGCGCCATTGCCAACGCCGCGCACAACTACGACCACACGGACGCCTCCACGCTGGTTATCAGCGAGGCGTACGTCGACGAGGGCCCGACCCTGAAGCGGTTCCGCCCGCGTGCTCAGGGTCGTGCCTACCGGATCCGCAAGCGGACCAGCCACATCACCGTGGTCGTCAGCAGCAAGGAAGGAACCCGGTAA
- a CDS encoding type Z 30S ribosomal protein S14, with the protein MAKKALIAKAARKPKFAVRAYNRCQRCGRPHSVYRKFGLCRVCLREMAHRGELPGVTKSSW; encoded by the coding sequence ATGGCGAAGAAGGCTCTGATCGCGAAGGCTGCTCGCAAGCCCAAGTTCGCTGTGCGTGCGTACAACCGCTGCCAGCGCTGCGGCCGTCCGCACTCCGTGTACCGCAAGTTCGGCCTGTGCCGCGTGTGCCTTCGTGAGATGGCTCACCGTGGCGAGCTGCCGGGCGTGACCAAGAGCTCCTGGTAG
- the rplX gene encoding 50S ribosomal protein L24: MKIKKGDLVQVITGKDKGKQGKVIQAFPREDRVLVEGVNRVKKHTKAGQTARGSKTGGIVTTEAPIHVSNVQLVVEKDGNKVVTRVGYRFDDEGNKIRVAKRTGEDI; the protein is encoded by the coding sequence ATGAAGATCAAGAAGGGCGACCTGGTCCAGGTCATCACCGGTAAGGACAAGGGCAAGCAGGGCAAGGTCATCCAGGCCTTCCCCCGCGAGGACCGCGTCCTGGTCGAGGGTGTCAACCGGGTCAAGAAGCACACCAAGGCCGGTCAGACGGCTCGTGGCTCGAAGACCGGCGGCATCGTGACGACCGAGGCCCCCATCCACGTCAGCAACGTTCAGCTGGTTGTGGAGAAGGACGGCAACAAGGTTGTCACCCGCGTCGGGTACCGCTTCGACGACGAAGGCAACAAGATCCGCGTTGCCAAGCGGACCGGTGAGGACATCTGA
- the rplW gene encoding 50S ribosomal protein L23, with protein sequence MTEAVVTSKTFTDPRDVLVKPVVSEKSYALLDENKYTFIVAPGSNKTQIKQAVEAVFSVKVTGVNTINRQGKRKRTRTGYGKRADTKRAIVTLAEGDRIDIFGGPVS encoded by the coding sequence ATGACTGAGGCCGTCGTCACGAGCAAGACCTTCACGGACCCGCGCGACGTGCTCGTCAAGCCGGTGGTTTCCGAGAAGAGCTACGCGCTGCTGGACGAGAACAAGTACACGTTCATCGTCGCGCCCGGCAGCAACAAGACCCAGATCAAGCAGGCCGTCGAGGCGGTCTTCTCGGTCAAGGTCACCGGGGTCAACACGATCAACCGGCAGGGCAAGCGCAAGCGCACCCGCACCGGTTACGGCAAGCGCGCTGACACCAAGCGCGCCATCGTGACCCTCGCTGAGGGCGACCGTATCGACATCTTCGGCGGCCCGGTCTCCTAA
- the rpsQ gene encoding 30S ribosomal protein S17, whose translation MSEKNVTETNERGFRKTREGLVVSDKMDKTVVVAVEDRVKHALYGKVIRRTNKLKAHDEQNAAGVGDRVLLMETRPLSATKRWRIVEILEKAK comes from the coding sequence ATGAGCGAGAAGAATGTGACTGAGACGAACGAGCGCGGTTTCCGCAAGACCCGTGAGGGTCTCGTCGTCAGCGACAAGATGGACAAGACCGTTGTCGTCGCTGTCGAGGACCGCGTCAAGCACGCGCTGTACGGCAAGGTCATCCGCCGTACCAACAAGCTCAAGGCGCACGACGAGCAGAACGCTGCCGGTGTCGGCGACCGCGTCCTCCTGATGGAGACCCGGCCGCTGTCCGCCACCAAGCGCTGGCGCATCGTCGAGATCCTCGAGAAGGCCAAGTAA
- the rpsH gene encoding 30S ribosomal protein S8 gives MTMTDPIADMLTRLRNANSAYHDTVVMPHSKIKSHIAEILQQEGYITGWRVEDAEVGKNLVLELKFGPNRERSIAGIKRISKPGLRVYAKSTNLPKVLGGLGVAIISTSHGLLTGQQAQKKGVGGEVLAYVW, from the coding sequence ATGACCATGACTGACCCCATCGCAGACATGCTGACCCGTCTGCGGAACGCGAACTCGGCGTACCACGACACCGTCGTGATGCCGCACAGCAAGATCAAGTCGCACATCGCGGAGATCCTCCAGCAGGAGGGTTACATCACCGGCTGGCGCGTCGAGGACGCCGAGGTTGGCAAGAACCTCGTCCTCGAGCTGAAGTTCGGCCCGAACCGCGAGCGCTCGATCGCCGGCATCAAGCGGATCTCGAAGCCGGGCCTGCGGGTCTACGCAAAGTCCACCAACCTGCCGAAGGTGCTCGGCGGCCTGGGCGTGGCGATCATCTCCACGTCGCACGGTCTGCTCACCGGCCAGCAGGCGCAGAAGAAGGGCGTGGGTGGGGAAGTCCTCGCCTACGTCTGGTAA
- the rpsE gene encoding 30S ribosomal protein S5, with protein sequence MAGPQRRGSGAGGGERRDRKGRDGGAAAEKTAYVERVVAINRVAKVVKGGRRFSFTALVVVGDGDGTVGVGYGKAKEVPAAIAKGVEEAKKNFFKVPRIQGTIPHPIQGEKAAGVVLLKPASPGTGVIAGGPVRAVLECAGIHDVLSKSLGSSNPINIVHATVTALQGLQRPEEIAARRGLPLEDVAPAALLRARAGVTA encoded by the coding sequence ATGGCTGGACCCCAGCGCCGCGGGAGCGGTGCCGGTGGCGGCGAGCGGCGGGACCGGAAGGGTCGCGACGGTGGCGCTGCCGCCGAGAAGACCGCGTACGTTGAGCGCGTAGTCGCGATCAACCGCGTCGCCAAGGTTGTCAAGGGTGGTCGTCGTTTCAGCTTCACCGCGCTGGTCGTGGTGGGCGACGGTGACGGCACCGTGGGTGTCGGTTACGGCAAGGCCAAGGAAGTTCCGGCTGCCATCGCCAAGGGCGTGGAAGAGGCCAAGAAGAACTTCTTCAAGGTCCCCCGTATCCAGGGCACCATCCCTCACCCCATCCAAGGCGAGAAGGCTGCGGGCGTCGTCCTGCTCAAGCCGGCTTCCCCCGGTACCGGTGTGATCGCCGGTGGCCCCGTGCGTGCCGTTCTGGAGTGCGCGGGCATCCACGACGTGCTGAGCAAGTCGCTCGGTTCGTCGAACCCGATCAACATCGTGCACGCCACGGTGACCGCGCTTCAGGGCCTGCAGCGCCCCGAGGAGATCGCGGCGCGTCGTGGCCTGCCGCTGGAGGACGTTGCTCCCGCCGCTCTGCTGCGGGCGCGTGCTGGGGTGACCGCGTAA